In Lacerta agilis isolate rLacAgi1 chromosome 1, rLacAgi1.pri, whole genome shotgun sequence, the following proteins share a genomic window:
- the B3GALT1 gene encoding beta-1,3-galactosyltransferase 1, producing MASKVSCLYVLTVVCWASALWYLSITRPTSSYTVHKSFRTISIARKNVSFGNIRTRPINPHSFDFLINEPEKCEKNAPFLVILISTTHKEFDARQAIRETWGDENNFKGIKISTLFLLGKNTDPVLNQMVEQESQIFHDIIVEDFIDSYHNLTLKTLMGMRWVATFCSKAKYIMKTDSDIFVNMDNLIYKLLKPNTKPRRRYFTGYVINGGPIRDVRSKWYMPRDLYPDSNYPPFCSGTGYIFSADVAEMIYKTSLHTRLLHLEDVYVGLCLRKLGIHPFQNSGFNHWKMAYSLCRYRRVITVHQISPEEMHRIWNDMSSKKHLRC from the coding sequence ATGGCTTCAAAAGTCTCCTGTTTGTATGTCTTGACGGTCGTTTGCTGGGCAAGTGCTCTATGGTACTTAAGTATAACACGACCCACTTCGTCCTACACAGTCCACAAAAGTTTCCGCACCATCTCAATAGCTAGAAAGAATGTCTCCTTCGGCAATATAAGGACTCGGCCAATCAATCCTCACTCGTTTGATTTCCTCATAAACGAGCCGGAGAAGTGTGAAAAGAATGCCCCCTTCCTGGTCATTCTCATCAGCACCACACACAAAGAATTTGATGCCAGGCAAGCCATTCGGGAGACGTGGGGAGACGAGAACAACTTCAAAGGTATTAAGATTTCCACTCTCTTTCTCCTGGGGAAAAACACAGACCCAGTGTTAAATCAGATGGTGGAGCAGGAAAGTCAAATCTTCCATGACATCATCGTGGAGGATTTCATCGACTCCTATCACAACCTGACTCTGAAGACGTTGATGGGAATGAGGTGGGTGGCGACGTTTTGTTCGAAAGCCAAATACATCATGAAAACGGACAGCGACATCTTCGTGAATATGGACAACCTCATTTACAAATTGCTAAAACCCAATACCAAGCCAAGGCGGAGATACTTCACTGGCTACGTCATCAACGGAGGCCCGATAAGAGATGTCCGTAGCAAGTGGTACATGCCTAGGGACTTGTACCCTGACAGTAACTACCCGCCATTTTGCTCGGGCACTGGCTACATCTTTTCAGCGGATGTAGCGGAGATGATTTACAAAACCTCCCTCCACACAAGACTTCTTCATCTTGAAGATGTGTACGTGGGACTCTGCCTGCGGAAGCTGGGCATCCACCCTTTTCAAAACAGTGGCTTTAATCACTGGAAGATGGCCTACAGCCTATGTAGATACCGGCGCGTTATCACAGTGCATCAGATATCACCTGAGGAAATGCACAGAATTTGGAATGACATGTCAAGCAAGAAGCACCTCAGGTGTTAG